A window of the Butyricimonas faecalis genome harbors these coding sequences:
- a CDS encoding metal-sulfur cluster assembly factor, with amino-acid sequence MGKSLMEDLVIEKLSTVYDPEVPVNIWELGLVYSIEFPKQNEVIITMTLTAPGCPIADQIVQEVHDVVLTIDGIDEATVNLTFEPAWSPERMSETARLELGFDI; translated from the coding sequence ATGGGAAAAAGTTTAATGGAAGATTTAGTAATCGAAAAGTTATCTACCGTTTATGATCCGGAGGTCCCGGTAAATATTTGGGAATTAGGGCTTGTTTATAGTATTGAATTTCCCAAGCAGAACGAGGTGATTATAACCATGACCCTGACTGCTCCGGGATGCCCTATTGCTGACCAAATCGTGCAGGAAGTGCATGATGTCGTGCTGACGATAGACGGAATCGATGAGGCTACGGTAAATTTAACTTTTGAGCCGGCTTGGAGTCCGGAAAGAATGAGTGAAACGGCCCGGTTGGAACTGGGATTTGATATTTAA
- a CDS encoding FecR family protein, with the protein MNQKQIDWTLIRKQIDDCLTDEERERLKRWVGDDEGRRHFVEHACQYYKRDLPVIDETRISEAWLHFIQNQREKRRRRIFSLCTWSAAAVVILVVGTWVWLSNSPEIPIKRPSPMIAWGSNSVRLIISDGTEINLASKEPGQTIVDKGVNVQLNKESLSYEENQLTKDTLYHTVEVPRGGEYHLTLSDGSQVWLNAESRLTYPAAFGASERRVRLEGEAYFEVESGKGRFVVETGDMNVRVLGTAFNVNAYKNEAATRTTLVHGKVEVMTGGDELQQVLVPGEQAIFDRESGQLEVKQVNTDFYTRWIKGQFVFRDTPLRDIMRTLARWYEMEYEFTDAELESLCFYGVISRFERVEGLLEQFEKTGKVHFEYRGNKVIVKK; encoded by the coding sequence ATGAATCAAAAGCAAATCGATTGGACTTTAATTCGGAAACAAATAGACGATTGTCTTACGGATGAAGAACGTGAGCGTTTGAAGCGTTGGGTAGGGGATGATGAGGGACGTCGGCATTTTGTGGAACATGCTTGTCAATATTATAAAAGGGATTTACCAGTGATTGACGAGACTCGGATCTCGGAAGCTTGGTTGCATTTTATCCAAAATCAAAGGGAGAAACGGCGAAGACGTATATTTTCATTATGCACGTGGAGTGCGGCAGCTGTGGTTATTTTGGTTGTTGGCACTTGGGTGTGGTTATCGAATTCTCCTGAAATTCCGATAAAGAGACCTTCCCCTATGATTGCGTGGGGAAGTAATAGTGTTCGTTTAATTATTTCGGATGGAACAGAAATCAACCTTGCGTCTAAAGAACCGGGGCAAACTATTGTAGACAAAGGGGTAAATGTTCAGTTGAATAAAGAATCGCTTTCTTATGAAGAAAACCAATTGACGAAAGATACGCTTTACCATACGGTGGAGGTTCCCCGGGGGGGAGAATATCATCTTACATTAAGTGATGGTTCCCAAGTGTGGCTGAATGCAGAGAGTCGTTTGACTTATCCAGCGGCTTTCGGAGCATCGGAGCGCCGGGTACGGTTGGAGGGAGAAGCCTATTTTGAAGTAGAATCGGGGAAAGGGCGTTTCGTGGTGGAAACCGGTGATATGAATGTGCGGGTATTGGGAACGGCTTTTAACGTGAATGCTTATAAGAATGAAGCTGCGACACGTACGACTTTAGTTCATGGAAAGGTGGAAGTAATGACAGGAGGGGATGAGTTGCAACAGGTATTGGTTCCCGGTGAACAAGCAATATTTGATAGGGAAAGCGGACAGTTGGAGGTTAAGCAAGTAAATACAGATTTTTACACCCGTTGGATAAAAGGTCAGTTCGTATTTAGAGATACGCCTTTGCGGGATATCATGCGGACGTTGGCTCGTTGGTACGAGATGGAGTATGAATTTACCGATGCGGAATTGGAATCACTCTGCTTTTACGGTGTGATCAGTCGTTTTGAACGAGTGGAAGGTTTATTGGAACAATTTGAGAAAACGGGTAAAGTGCATTTTGAATATCGAGGGAATAAAGTTATAGTAAAGAAATAA
- a CDS encoding RagB/SusD family nutrient uptake outer membrane protein gives MKKIKILGLAALMFSMTACEDWLDVSASNQLDRNELFKTEIGYGEAMTGVYAKMCDASLYGRELTFNIVDLLGGYYVIESFNHKNWPRYKFADQSNAFAMNYCAAYIENIWNGIYGQIANLNSLLETIDGNKGIFSDDNYNLIKGEALGLRAYLHFDLLRLFAEAYTTGKDKKSIPYVSSLSPAVTPLFSQEDAIAMMLEDLEKAKELLINDPMRLGTTPANCLASLPSGSNLASDNIPIWHNRRFRFNYYAAVATMARIYLWKGDRVNALRYAKEVIADQEDKFPWVLTENLTTIGSTSSNQDRSFATEHIFALNVTNWEDLMDTYIFSGEVGIPGSITEGENTLFISAEERSSMYEGYTADLRYQYCFEPFGTKFFISKFYQNTKAARYFQERLPLIRLSEMYYIAAECAETVSEGVNYLDQVRSHRGLTSYALDRSMSKDNLAQEIRKEYKKEFWGEGQLWYYYKRKMDMTFSTYMTDIKFFTFEIPDIEQSNAGRE, from the coding sequence ATGAAAAAAATAAAGATATTGGGATTAGCAGCTTTAATGTTCTCGATGACGGCGTGCGAGGATTGGTTAGATGTGAGTGCTTCAAATCAATTGGATCGTAACGAATTATTTAAAACAGAAATCGGATATGGAGAAGCGATGACCGGGGTGTATGCCAAAATGTGTGATGCCTCGCTTTATGGACGAGAATTAACTTTTAATATTGTGGATTTGTTGGGAGGATATTATGTTATCGAATCATTTAATCACAAAAATTGGCCTAGATATAAGTTTGCAGATCAGTCAAATGCCTTTGCAATGAATTATTGTGCTGCATATATTGAAAATATATGGAATGGTATTTATGGTCAGATTGCTAATTTGAATTCGTTATTGGAAACCATAGATGGTAATAAAGGGATTTTTTCAGATGATAATTATAATTTGATTAAAGGTGAAGCTTTGGGATTAAGAGCCTATTTGCATTTTGATCTGCTGCGTTTGTTTGCAGAGGCTTATACTACCGGAAAAGATAAAAAATCTATACCTTATGTATCTAGTTTATCTCCGGCTGTTACCCCCCTTTTCTCACAAGAAGATGCGATTGCGATGATGTTGGAGGATTTGGAGAAAGCAAAGGAATTATTGATAAATGATCCCATGCGTTTAGGGACAACACCGGCAAACTGTTTGGCTTCATTGCCTTCTGGAAGTAACTTAGCCTCAGATAATATTCCGATTTGGCATAATCGCCGTTTTCGCTTTAATTATTATGCGGCAGTGGCCACTATGGCAAGAATTTATCTTTGGAAAGGGGATCGTGTAAATGCTTTGCGTTATGCAAAGGAGGTGATTGCCGATCAAGAAGATAAGTTTCCTTGGGTTTTGACAGAAAATTTGACAACAATCGGTTCCACTAGTAGTAATCAAGATCGTTCTTTTGCGACAGAACATATTTTTGCGTTAAATGTAACTAATTGGGAGGATCTTATGGATACCTATATTTTTAGTGGGGAAGTAGGCATCCCAGGCTCTATTACTGAAGGCGAAAATACCTTGTTTATTTCAGCCGAAGAACGTAGTTCCATGTATGAGGGGTATACAGCTGATTTACGATATCAATATTGTTTCGAACCTTTTGGTACAAAATTTTTTATATCGAAATTTTATCAAAACACCAAGGCTGCTCGTTATTTTCAAGAACGATTGCCATTAATTCGTTTGTCCGAGATGTATTATATTGCGGCAGAGTGTGCTGAAACTGTTTCTGAGGGTGTGAATTATCTTGATCAGGTCCGTTCGCATCGAGGATTAACTAGTTATGCATTGGATCGCTCGATGTCGAAAGACAATCTTGCACAGGAAATACGGAAAGAGTATAAAAAAGAATTCTGGGGAGAGGGACAATTATGGTATTATTATAAACGTAAAATGGACATGACCTTCTCGACTTACATGACAGATATTAAGTTTTTTACTTTTGAAATTCCGGATATAGAGCAATCTAATGCCGGTCGTGAGTAG
- a CDS encoding RNA polymerase sigma-70 factor: protein MVNNRIASEKEFEEVFRYYYRPLFLFAYGYVMDEEEAENIVQSCFTVMWEKRKKLPENLNLKAYLYSSVKHACLRYFRRLQLLDEYKKRQAEALVLSFADDDVEDDRELVALVQKALSQLSEQQRRIVELHVMEGMKYLEIADLLQLSENTVRTHLKRAYKILRENLSCLVLDIFF, encoded by the coding sequence ATGGTAAATAATCGAATTGCTTCGGAAAAGGAGTTCGAAGAGGTATTTCGTTACTATTATCGTCCGTTGTTTTTATTTGCCTATGGTTATGTAATGGATGAAGAAGAAGCGGAAAACATCGTGCAGTCTTGTTTTACCGTAATGTGGGAAAAACGGAAGAAGTTGCCGGAGAACTTGAACCTGAAAGCTTATCTTTATTCTTCTGTAAAACATGCTTGTTTACGTTATTTCAGGCGCTTGCAACTTTTGGATGAATACAAAAAGCGGCAGGCTGAAGCATTGGTATTGTCTTTTGCGGATGATGACGTTGAAGATGATAGAGAATTAGTTGCTTTGGTTCAAAAGGCTTTATCTCAATTGTCTGAACAACAGCGTAGGATTGTGGAGCTACACGTGATGGAGGGTATGAAGTATTTGGAAATAGCCGATTTACTTCAATTATCAGAAAATACCGTGCGAACTCATTTGAAACGAGCGTATAAGATATTAAGAGAAAACCTTTCTTGTCTCGTTTTGGATATCTTTTTTTGA
- a CDS encoding SusC/RagA family TonB-linked outer membrane protein — translation MKIGFFLLVLGLTSVHATTFSQQKVNLNVKNVTLLHVLDLLQEQSEFSFLFSSEDVKNVTNLSVKAKNEDLFEVLRRCLQGTALSFEVNGDLVVLKLQAKTGEPEKKTLKVKGFVFDAKKLSMPGVTVKVVGTSIGTVTDARGWFQILLPMTHGKLEFSFVGYKSKQVDFTEKVDTLRVMLEENIEELEGVVVTGMFTRKAESFTGSASTFKREDILRAGNQNLIKSLKNLDPAFQISENLEFGSDPNRMPDVQLRGQTSFANVRGDYEGNPNQPLFILDGFETTIEKVFDLDMNRVASVTLLKDAAAKAIYGSKAGNGVVVIETVRPKSGELRVYYSGDFGIEAPDLTSYDLMNAEEKLAYEVKIGMYSPDTHPGIITAHQSYKKVYDDVQRGVNTYWLSKPLHVGFSNKHSLTLEGGDEQMRYQFGVSYNSVSGVMKESGRNTLNANTTLSYTYRNLLFRNTIEFTRNWSKNSPYGSFAEYTSLNPYWAPYDDEGNLNRVFLVHSGKDDNTSYSDIEVYNPLYNATLNTKDESNYTEIRDNFSMDWNISGALRVVGGFSYSRQENGADIYYPKNHTKFIHYDENGMSDRKGQYTKKDGYSENIAVQAGLNFNKTLGEHLFFANLTWNIATSNSRSTSTVGEGFGNDSMDDLSFATKYEKNGKPTGNNGKMREVGVIGALNYAYANRYLFDASIRKSASSVYGSDTRWGTFWSLGIGWNIYHEKFLEGNNWLTNFKLRASMGYTGTQNVDPAQARYRYDYYDYSYGDMIGAQLVALANNKLKWQRNMDYNFGADIAIQRLLTLRAEYYIQVTDDLLSDISLPPSNGFTSYKENLGKIENRGFELAVALTPWRNEKQHAYVTFTATALHNENKIKKIYDIFKNSNDAQNSSLEETYDGYIRDTEVLKKYLNKYTKPATLYYEGCSMTAIWGMRSLGIDPATGQEMFLTKEGKSTYTWSAAEQVVVGDQTPKLSGTIGINAGYKGFTLSVACSYKLGGDLYNSSLIARMENVNGYENLDRRILKAWQKPGDISPYKATIINGDAENGFTKPTSRFVQKNNELYVSSVNVGYDFVGAKWLKKVALQRLKLSFYMNELLRLSSVDIERGTSYPFARNFSFSLQATF, via the coding sequence ATGAAAATTGGATTTTTTCTACTAGTATTGGGTTTAACTTCTGTGCATGCGACCACGTTCTCGCAGCAAAAGGTAAATTTGAATGTGAAGAATGTGACTCTTTTACACGTGTTGGATCTTCTGCAGGAACAATCGGAATTTTCTTTTTTGTTTTCTAGTGAAGATGTGAAAAACGTGACAAATCTTTCTGTGAAAGCAAAAAATGAAGATTTGTTTGAGGTGTTGAGACGATGTTTGCAAGGAACCGCTTTAAGTTTCGAGGTAAATGGGGACTTGGTGGTTTTAAAGCTTCAAGCAAAGACTGGTGAGCCGGAGAAAAAAACGCTAAAAGTGAAGGGATTTGTGTTTGATGCTAAAAAACTTTCTATGCCGGGAGTTACGGTAAAAGTTGTGGGAACTTCCATTGGAACCGTGACTGATGCACGTGGGTGGTTTCAGATACTATTACCCATGACACACGGGAAACTAGAGTTTTCTTTTGTAGGGTATAAAAGTAAACAGGTCGACTTTACGGAGAAAGTTGACACACTTCGGGTGATGTTGGAGGAGAATATTGAGGAATTGGAAGGTGTGGTTGTAACCGGTATGTTTACACGTAAAGCAGAAAGTTTCACCGGATCGGCATCCACGTTCAAACGTGAAGATATTTTACGTGCTGGTAATCAGAATTTGATCAAAAGTTTGAAAAATTTAGATCCAGCTTTCCAAATTTCAGAAAATTTGGAATTTGGTAGTGACCCGAATCGGATGCCTGATGTACAATTGCGAGGGCAGACCTCTTTCGCTAATGTGAGAGGTGATTACGAGGGAAATCCGAATCAACCGTTGTTTATCCTCGACGGTTTTGAAACGACCATCGAGAAGGTGTTCGATTTGGACATGAACCGGGTGGCTAGTGTAACTTTGCTGAAAGATGCTGCAGCAAAGGCTATTTATGGTTCTAAAGCTGGTAATGGGGTGGTCGTTATTGAAACCGTACGTCCTAAATCTGGAGAACTTAGAGTATATTACTCTGGGGATTTCGGTATTGAGGCTCCAGATTTGACCAGTTATGATTTAATGAATGCAGAAGAAAAATTAGCTTATGAAGTAAAAATTGGCATGTATAGTCCAGATACTCATCCGGGAATAATTACGGCACATCAATCTTATAAAAAGGTGTATGACGATGTGCAACGCGGTGTGAATACTTATTGGTTATCTAAACCGTTGCATGTCGGTTTTAGTAATAAGCATTCGTTGACTTTAGAAGGTGGAGATGAACAGATGCGTTATCAGTTTGGAGTTTCGTATAATAGTGTTTCCGGTGTTATGAAAGAGTCTGGACGTAATACGTTAAATGCTAATACGACACTTTCTTATACTTATCGAAACTTACTTTTTAGGAATACGATAGAATTTACCCGCAATTGGTCAAAAAATTCTCCTTATGGTTCTTTTGCCGAGTATACTTCATTGAATCCGTATTGGGCTCCTTATGACGATGAGGGAAATTTGAATCGAGTATTTTTGGTTCATTCGGGTAAGGATGACAATACTTCGTACAGCGACATTGAAGTATATAATCCGTTATATAATGCGACTTTGAATACAAAAGATGAGTCTAATTATACAGAAATTCGTGATAATTTTTCCATGGATTGGAATATCAGTGGCGCTTTGCGGGTAGTGGGTGGTTTTTCTTATTCTCGACAAGAAAATGGGGCAGATATTTATTACCCGAAAAATCACACGAAATTCATTCATTACGATGAGAATGGTATGAGTGATCGTAAAGGACAATATACTAAAAAGGATGGATACTCAGAAAATATTGCCGTACAAGCTGGTTTAAATTTTAATAAGACTTTGGGAGAGCATTTGTTTTTTGCTAACTTAACTTGGAATATTGCTACTTCGAATAGTCGCTCCACGAGCACGGTGGGCGAAGGATTTGGAAATGATAGTATGGACGATCTTTCTTTTGCCACGAAGTATGAGAAAAATGGAAAACCAACCGGGAATAATGGGAAAATGAGGGAAGTTGGAGTCATTGGAGCGCTAAATTACGCGTATGCTAATCGTTATCTTTTTGATGCTTCTATTCGTAAGAGTGCTTCGTCTGTTTATGGTAGTGATACTCGATGGGGAACTTTTTGGTCATTGGGGATTGGTTGGAATATTTACCATGAGAAGTTTTTGGAGGGAAATAATTGGTTGACAAACTTTAAATTACGAGCTTCTATGGGGTATACGGGAACACAGAATGTTGATCCAGCCCAAGCTCGTTATCGGTATGACTATTACGATTACTCGTATGGAGATATGATTGGGGCTCAGTTGGTTGCGCTTGCTAATAATAAGTTGAAATGGCAACGAAATATGGATTATAATTTCGGTGCGGACATTGCCATTCAACGCCTCCTGACATTGCGTGCCGAGTACTATATTCAAGTAACAGATGATTTATTGTCAGACATTTCACTCCCCCCGTCCAATGGTTTTACCAGTTATAAAGAAAATTTGGGTAAGATTGAAAACCGAGGATTTGAATTAGCTGTGGCCCTTACACCGTGGCGTAATGAAAAACAACATGCCTATGTTACATTTACCGCTACGGCCTTGCATAATGAAAATAAAATCAAAAAAATTTATGACATTTTTAAGAATAGCAATGATGCACAAAATTCTTCGCTTGAAGAAACTTATGATGGATATATTCGAGATACGGAGGTATTGAAAAAATATTTGAATAAATACACGAAGCCGGCAACTCTTTATTATGAAGGGTGTTCTATGACAGCTATTTGGGGTATGCGTTCATTGGGGATTGATCCTGCTACAGGACAGGAGATGTTTTTGACTAAAGAGGGTAAGAGTACTTACACGTGGAGTGCTGCAGAGCAAGTCGTAGTAGGAGATCAAACTCCTAAATTGAGTGGAACAATTGGGATTAATGCAGGTTACAAGGGATTTACGCTTTCTGTTGCTTGTAGTTATAAATTGGGAGGCGATCTTTATAATTCCAGTTTAATTGCTCGTATGGAAAATGTAAATGGTTATGAGAATTTAGATCGTCGGATTTTGAAGGCATGGCAAAAACCAGGTGATATATCTCCATATAAAGCAACTATTATAAATGGCGATGCTGAAAATGGTTTTACTAAGCCTACTTCTCGTTTTGTGCAAAAAAACAATGAATTGTATGTATCATCCGTGAATGTCGGGTATGATTTTGTCGGAGCCAAGTGGTTGAAGAAAGTGGCTTTGCAACGATTGAAACTCTCTTTTTACATGAACGAGTTGTTACGATTGTCTAGTGTTGACATAGAACGAGGAACTTCTTATCCGTTTGCTCGTAATTTTTCATTCTCATTGCAGGCAACCTTTTAA
- a CDS encoding aminotransferase class V-fold PLP-dependent enzyme codes for MFDVNRIRKDFPILEETIYGKPLVYLDNGATAQRPLQVVEKMTEYYLRYNSNVHRGVHYLSNKCTDANEQARETVREFIHAESTDEVIFTRGTTESINLVAYTFGEAFIREGDEIIVTEMEHHANIVPWQMLCERKKAVLKVVPFNDKGELDMEAFRGLLNERVKLVGVAYVSNVLGTVNPVKEMIDAAHAVGAYALVDGAQAIQHIPVDVQALDCDFFAFSGHKVYGPTGVGILYGKRNLLEQMPPWQGGGEMIKEVRFEKTTYNELPFKFEAGTPDFIGVIGLGKALEYVKSIGLQEIAEYEHGLMDYAMRQIREIPSIILYGDAKNKSSVISFGIEGIHPFDLGTLLDKMGVAIRTGQLCAEPVMQHYGVSGMARASIAMYNTREEIDVFCEGLRKIEKIFKL; via the coding sequence ATGTTTGACGTCAATCGGATTAGAAAGGATTTCCCGATACTGGAGGAAACAATTTATGGTAAACCGTTGGTCTACTTGGATAACGGGGCAACGGCCCAGCGACCTTTACAAGTGGTGGAAAAAATGACGGAATATTATTTGCGTTATAATTCCAACGTGCATCGGGGAGTGCATTATCTGAGTAATAAATGTACGGATGCCAATGAACAAGCCCGGGAGACCGTAAGAGAGTTTATACATGCGGAGTCCACGGACGAGGTGATATTTACCCGGGGAACGACCGAGAGTATCAATCTTGTGGCTTACACTTTCGGGGAGGCTTTTATACGGGAAGGCGACGAGATTATCGTGACGGAGATGGAGCACCATGCCAATATTGTGCCTTGGCAAATGTTGTGTGAACGTAAGAAAGCCGTGTTGAAGGTTGTGCCTTTCAATGATAAAGGGGAGTTGGATATGGAGGCATTCCGGGGGCTTTTGAACGAGCGGGTAAAACTGGTAGGTGTTGCTTATGTTTCCAACGTGTTGGGTACGGTGAATCCTGTGAAGGAAATGATTGATGCGGCTCATGCCGTTGGGGCTTATGCCTTGGTTGATGGGGCACAGGCTATCCAACATATCCCGGTTGACGTGCAGGCATTGGATTGTGACTTTTTCGCTTTTTCAGGGCATAAGGTATATGGACCCACGGGAGTTGGTATCTTGTATGGGAAACGTAACTTGTTGGAACAGATGCCACCTTGGCAAGGCGGAGGAGAGATGATAAAGGAAGTCCGTTTCGAGAAAACGACATATAATGAATTACCTTTTAAATTTGAGGCGGGTACTCCTGACTTTATTGGGGTTATAGGTTTAGGTAAGGCTTTGGAGTACGTGAAAAGTATCGGCTTGCAAGAGATTGCCGAATATGAACATGGCTTGATGGATTACGCGATGAGGCAGATTCGAGAAATCCCGAGTATTATTTTATACGGGGATGCGAAGAATAAGTCTTCCGTGATCTCGTTCGGTATTGAGGGGATACATCCTTTCGATTTGGGTACTTTGTTGGATAAGATGGGGGTTGCCATACGTACGGGACAATTGTGTGCGGAACCGGTGATGCAACATTACGGGGTATCGGGTATGGCCCGTGCTTCCATAGCCATGTATAACACCCGGGAAGAAATTGATGTTTTCTGTGAAGGATTAAGAAAGATAGAAAAGATTTTCAAATTATAA
- the queG gene encoding tRNA epoxyqueuosine(34) reductase QueG, whose translation MESLSEIAKACGFDACGVVPVDILSRERERLEQWVERGFHAGMNYMANNMEKRENPALLVEGARSVIVTLTNYYTPKLQLEGVPVVARYAYGKDYHRVVKDRLFKLYACLEETIGRKIMGRVFVDSAPVFEHEWARRAGLGWVGRNSLLINPRLGSYCFIGVIISDFEPSTYSLPEKRNFCGQCNRCVEACPTGALSAYEVNANLCISYNTIERKGEIPSEIKKKMGVRFFGCDACQDICPWNRKAVAHHIDEFSPNEWLMWMSREDWLSLDEETFRERFKNSPLLRPGLEQIKRNVK comes from the coding sequence ATGGAGTCACTATCAGAGATAGCCAAAGCATGTGGGTTTGATGCCTGTGGTGTTGTTCCGGTGGATATTTTATCCCGGGAGCGGGAGCGGTTGGAGCAATGGGTAGAACGAGGATTTCATGCAGGAATGAATTACATGGCGAATAATATGGAGAAGCGGGAGAATCCCGCTTTACTTGTTGAAGGGGCTCGCTCGGTCATTGTGACTCTGACAAATTATTATACTCCGAAACTTCAGTTGGAAGGTGTACCAGTAGTTGCTCGCTATGCTTACGGGAAAGATTATCACAGAGTAGTAAAAGATCGATTATTTAAATTGTATGCTTGTTTGGAAGAGACGATCGGGCGAAAAATAATGGGGCGGGTTTTCGTTGATTCAGCTCCCGTTTTTGAACACGAGTGGGCGAGACGGGCCGGATTAGGATGGGTTGGTCGAAACTCCTTGTTAATTAATCCTCGTCTGGGGTCCTATTGTTTTATTGGTGTTATTATTTCTGATTTTGAACCTTCCACCTATTCATTACCTGAGAAAAGAAATTTTTGCGGACAATGTAACCGTTGCGTGGAAGCCTGTCCCACGGGGGCTCTTTCCGCGTATGAAGTCAATGCCAATCTTTGTATATCTTATAACACGATAGAGAGAAAAGGTGAGATTCCGTCGGAGATAAAGAAAAAGATGGGAGTCCGTTTTTTTGGGTGTGATGCTTGCCAGGATATTTGCCCGTGGAACCGCAAAGCGGTGGCGCATCATATTGATGAGTTTTCTCCCAATGAATGGCTGATGTGGATGAGTCGGGAGGATTGGTTGTCGCTTGATGAGGAAACTTTCAGAGAACGTTTTAAGAATTCTCCTCTTTTACGACCCGGATTGGAGCAGATTAAGCGAAATGTCAAGTGA
- the sufD gene encoding Fe-S cluster assembly protein SufD → MERLEKINNDFATLFREGQRLLQEGCGDVMNRHREEAFQRFKALGGIPYKTEDYLYADTLPVFDRDYKVVLKYIKQEVEVGEVFKCHVPNLDTNLILTINGWFVQENATPEIPEGVVICSMAEASVKYKELFEKHYNQYTKPADTDGLVALNTAFAQDGVFVYVPDRVVMERPLQIVNLMRANADLMAFQRNMVILGRDAKATILVCDHTLSDDCFLLNNATEVVVGENSAFEYYHVQNQHIEASQINSVFVSQKRNSRYDANVISLYGGFIRNNLFAALTEEGCESNLYGMYLSDKKQQVDNFTFIDHIAPHCTSNQHFKGVLDDAALANFAGRIIVRPDAQKTEAYQANNNLLLTDTAQVNTKPQLVIDADDVKCSHGASVGQIDEEAMFYLRSRGIGEAEARMMMMFGFAHEIVGRVKLAPLREEIDSLVDKRLRGELTKCHNCVMHCKK, encoded by the coding sequence ATGGAAAGATTAGAAAAGATAAATAATGATTTTGCGACTCTGTTTCGGGAGGGCCAACGATTGCTGCAAGAGGGATGCGGTGACGTGATGAACCGACACCGGGAGGAGGCGTTTCAACGTTTCAAAGCCTTGGGTGGAATTCCCTATAAAACGGAGGACTATCTTTACGCGGACACCTTACCGGTATTTGATCGGGATTATAAGGTGGTACTGAAATATATCAAGCAAGAGGTGGAAGTGGGAGAGGTGTTCAAATGTCACGTGCCGAATCTGGATACCAATCTGATTTTGACGATTAACGGTTGGTTCGTGCAGGAGAATGCAACACCGGAGATACCTGAAGGCGTGGTGATTTGCAGTATGGCTGAGGCTAGCGTGAAGTACAAGGAGTTATTCGAGAAACATTATAACCAGTACACGAAACCTGCGGATACGGACGGATTGGTGGCGTTGAACACGGCATTTGCTCAGGACGGGGTGTTCGTGTATGTTCCGGATCGGGTGGTGATGGAGCGTCCGTTGCAGATTGTGAATTTGATGCGGGCCAATGCTGATTTGATGGCATTCCAACGGAATATGGTTATCTTAGGGCGTGACGCTAAAGCCACTATTTTGGTGTGCGATCACACGCTTTCCGATGATTGTTTTTTGTTGAATAATGCCACGGAGGTTGTTGTGGGAGAGAATTCGGCTTTTGAATATTATCATGTTCAAAATCAGCATATAGAAGCTTCGCAGATAAACAGTGTATTTGTTTCTCAGAAGCGTAATTCCCGATACGATGCCAACGTGATCTCTTTGTATGGCGGGTTTATTCGCAACAATCTGTTTGCCGCTTTGACGGAAGAGGGATGCGAGAGTAATTTGTACGGGATGTATTTGTCGGATAAAAAACAACAGGTGGATAATTTCACCTTTATCGACCATATCGCACCTCATTGTACGAGTAACCAACATTTTAAGGGAGTGTTGGACGATGCGGCACTGGCTAATTTTGCCGGACGTATTATTGTGCGTCCCGATGCACAGAAAACAGAGGCGTATCAAGCGAATAATAATTTGCTATTGACGGATACGGCGCAGGTGAACACGAAACCTCAACTGGTGATTGATGCCGACGATGTGAAGTGTAGTCACGGAGCCTCGGTTGGTCAAATTGATGAAGAGGCCATGTTCTATCTTCGTTCCCGCGGGATCGGGGAGGCGGAAGCCCGTATGATGATGATGTTCGGTTTTGCACACGAGATCGTCGGACGGGTGAAACTTGCACCTCTTCGAGAAGAGATCGATAGTTTGGTGGATAAACGATTAAGAGGAGAATTAACCAAGTGTCACAATTGTGTGATGCATTGTAAGAAATAA
- a CDS encoding SufE family protein produces the protein MMIEEIENQIVDEFSMYDDWMDKYAYLIEIGNGLNAMDETHKTDDNLIKGCQSRVWFHAELRDGKLYFEADSDAIITKGIAGLLIRVFSGQTPHDIVNANLDFIDKIGLTQHLSPTRSNGLLSMVKQIKYYALAYEGK, from the coding sequence ATGATGATAGAAGAGATCGAGAATCAGATTGTGGATGAGTTTTCCATGTATGATGATTGGATGGATAAATATGCTTACCTGATAGAAATAGGTAATGGACTGAATGCGATGGATGAAACGCATAAGACGGATGATAATTTGATTAAAGGATGTCAGTCCAGGGTATGGTTTCATGCTGAACTGCGAGATGGTAAGTTGTATTTTGAAGCAGATAGTGATGCTATTATCACGAAAGGTATTGCCGGGTTATTGATTCGGGTATTTTCCGGTCAGACGCCTCACGATATTGTAAATGCTAATCTGGATTTTATCGACAAGATCGGCTTGACTCAACACCTGTCACCGACACGTTCTAACGGGTTATTGTCGATGGTGAAACAAATAAAGTATTATGCCTTGGCATACGAGGGAAAATAA